A window of Onychomys torridus chromosome 15, mOncTor1.1, whole genome shotgun sequence genomic DNA:
CCAttaggataaaacaaacaaacaaacaaacaaacaaaccaaaacccaagcACAGGGCAATGAGAAATTACAGGACCAGTAGCTAGCATCCAAGTAGTCCAGGAGGGCACACAATCTCTTCTGTATCACAAAGCACAGTCCTTTCTAACAGAAGCCACCACCCCAGATTGGATACCAACTACTGCAGGAAAGAAACCCacaactgggggctggagagaaggctcagcggttaagagcactggctgctcttccagaggacccaggttcaattcccagcactcacatgacagctaacaactgtctgtaactccagttccctgggATCTAAtatcttcacaccaatgcacattaaataaagttaaattttaaaaaaagaagagaaaagaaacccacaactggGCATGGAGACGAGACCGGGACAGCACTGGCTCTGGGTAGCAGAAGAGCCTTCAGAACAAAATCTGAGGTAGAAATGTTTACCAGTTAGAATCTAACCGTAACGACTCCAATTTCCTATATTCTGCAAACTTCCAAACTGACTATAGAAGCTGTGCACTTCTTCTGTACTTACTGGTGGTCCTGAAGGGAACGGAGGCATCCAACATGgcaggaaggggggagggggaggtgggcCATTGAATCTCAGGCCTGGCTATAAAgaatatttcaaaggaaattagtattttaaaggaaaattcctTCCTTCAGTGAAAGGAAGAGTATTCAAGaccaaagtaataaaaacaggacATGGAGAGATGGTACAGCAGTTAAAAtcacctgcattcacacacacaaacccacacacagacatgcacacatacatacacataattaaaaagaaagaaactcttaaCTAAATGGTAGCCTCTagcttttttccatttcttttctctaaaCATTTAGTAAGTAAAGTCAGAGTAAAGATTTGTAACTGCCTAACAAATCGTAGACAGGTATTTATTAAGATAATTTAATCCTAAGATTATATAATCTTTTTGTAACTATCCTGTTAGTAGGTacacaaaatggctcagcaggtaaaaggtaCTCGCCACGCagtctgacagcctgagtctGACTCCCAGGCCACCTGGAGGAAGAGCACCaactccacaagttgtcctctaacctccgtATGTACCAGTTAACAGTAgtcacctaaataaataaatagaaggggggaggctggagagatagctcagcagttacgatcactggctgttcttccagaggacccaggtttatttcccagcacccacatggcagctcacaactgtctgtaacttcaatttcaggggacctgacaccctcacacagacataatgcagacaaaacaccaacgcacatcaaattaattaattaataaactgAAAAAATAGTTCTGTAGGtcatattacttataaaagcTAATTTAAAGTACACTGTTAAAAAATACCCAAAAGACAAGGCATATATTAACCTCCAATTAGAAAATTAccataaaaaaatcttttgggtttttttttttttttttttgagctgaagatcgaacccagggccttgcacttgcgaggcaagcgctctaccactgagctaaatccccaaccctattttttaaattttctagaacATAATTGATTTTGCTGTGTGTGAGTGCACGAGTGAGCACGTGGAACTTGACGACCTTTGCAAgtagtttctctccttccacccagagGCTCCAGGGAGTCGAGCTCAGGTTAGCAGCCTGCTCAGGTCAGCAGCCTGCGGCAGAGGCCGGCCCTCACTCAGCTGCCCTCTGGCCCCGTTTTCATTTTGGGCTCTAGTTTTgccctgtctgtctttcttttctttaaatctgcaccactatgtagcccaggctggctccaaactcagaATCCTCTCCTGCAGCCTCTGCAGTGCCGACAGCTGACAGGCAAGTCACTGTGCTCATCTCTCAGAATCTTCAGGCAAGTGCTGAGTCACAGGTGATTTCTAAAAACTATTCTCTGGGGGTAGAGACATGGGTCAGCTGGGAGAGGCATGCCACACAAGCATGGCGATCTGAGAGTGGgccctcagcacccacagggcaaaACCGGATAAGGCAGCACACATCTagacccagcactggggaggtggggcaggacCCCTGGGGCTCTGTGGCTGCCACTGTGCTGACTCAGCAAGCGCCAAGCTCACTGACGTGCTCTGTCCCGGAAAAAAGGTGAAGAGTGATTGAAAAAGATGCTCAGTGTAGAGTTCTGGCCACCACGtgcacaagtaaacacacataacatgcacacatacaaacacttaagaatacacacacatgaattatcTAAATAGCATACTCTCTGAGGAAAAATACAGCTGCTTGGTACCAAGGAACTAGCTAGTAAAGGGTCTAGCCATAACCTAGGCtataataaattctttttaaagtggACTTCTACTACTTACAACCAAAACAGCCATAAAAACAGAGTTAACATTTTGACACTATAATATAATCTGGgacaaaccaggtgtggtggctggcacatgcctataatcacacAGCGTTTAGCAGGTGGAGGGAGGCACACGGATCTGACatttaaggtcatcttcagctgtgTGAGACCAGgtatcaaaacaataacaacaacaacaacaaacaaaacaaaaccccagaaaacaaaacaagaacaaacaacaaccaacacTGGGGGTTGCCCGAGATCATGCCCACATTACAGGACTCCTTTCCCACATATCTATTACAGGTGACTCCAAACAATAGCACATCAGGCAAGTACAGAGCAGTTTCTACCTTAGGAAAGTAcaccagggctggtgagatgctcAGGAAcaaaaggggcttgctgccaaggctgatgagcCCAGTTCTATCcggggacccacatggtggaaggtgagagcCTATACTTGCAAGctgacttctgacttccacagtagCACgtgtgcaaatacacacacacacacacacacacacacacacacacacacacaccataatgtgataaaaaggtttttaaaaaggaaagtgtaCTAGTTTTTAGTCTACTGCCCCATGGCAATCTGGAGAGCTATTTACTCCCAACTCTTTACTTCACtcttgcatttcctgtttatgGATTCTGGCCTGGGAAAAGGAGTTTCATGGGAAAGCTATAAATTACTTAATGGGAGAGCAAGGGTCCCAATAGGAATTACTTCcttcataactaattttctttttttgtttgtttgtttttcaagacagagtgtctctgtgaagctttgtgcctttcctggatcttggtctgtagaccaggctggcctcgaactcacaaagatccgcctgtctctgcctcccgagtgctgggattacaggcgtgtgccaccaccgcctggctcataactaattttctgaacagaacaattACCTTTCCTGGTCCCAATCCTAACCCTGGCATTGGAGGTAGTGGAGGGAGAAACGAGTTCCAAGGAGCAGCTTTGGACTTGCTGTGTGGTTTACTTCCGAGAGATCTGGAGGAGTTCTCACTGTCGTCTGTTGAAGCTTGACTTTcattctttataaagaaaaacaaacatttacactatgagcacttgcccagcatttGTATGGCCCTGGCCTTCTTTCTTAGCAAAAAGACAATGAGAAGAGAGTAGGAAGAATGAGAATGTTATATAATGCCTCAGTGGGTCAAGTGACAACTGGTTATAATGCCTTTTCCTTATTTAGTCTCTGCCTTCAGGAAGGGGCATATTCATCaccttacctcctgagtgctctgTTCTGCATGATTAGCTACTTCACAGGTTGGGGAAAGGAGATCAGACAGATTTTGCTCCTCTCTGTTTCCATATCCAGTATAAACCACAACACAGGTTTCCCTCTTAAAAATCAATGGAAGTGATGGTAGCTGGGTAAACATAGCCGTCTTCTGACCAAATGGCAGAACACTTGTCACCAACTTTCCactacaaaagaaatgaaagacacaGACCTGCACACGTTACTTCTTTGGAAAAGAACAAACCATAATCCAGCTCTCCCACTGTAATTCCAACCCTCCCATCTACTTAATTACTGACACTTCTCTTAGTCCCCTGCATCTCCTTTTCCCAGACACACGAACGGCTGTAATGATGAACTGCTGTAATGTACTCTGCCGCCTAAACGTGCCATGAAGAACAAACAGACCGGAAGTGTGTGACACATGCAACACTGGCCAGAAAAAAGCAAGTGCCCATCAAAATCAACACCCTTCCCCTTTGGGTAAAAATGACCTGACTAGTGAGGCatcaaaatatttacttaaaaacaaacaaacaaaaattccagctCGTCTACAGGGCTTTGTTCTGGTTCAATGTGGGTTTGATGCTGGGTGTAtactaggcaggtgctctacactGAACTATACTCCCACTTCAGACCCCCACTTTTAAATTAGCAGATCCAGTTACCCAAAACTTTTGTTTTCTCATAATAGTTTCTGGATtgttgaattgtgtgtgtgtgtgtgtggggggggggctagagTTACTGCTCAGCTGTACAACACACACTCAGAATGCAAGGAGCTCTGGGTTTAatacccagcaccacagaaggaaaacaaatatatatatatatgattgtatgcatgtatatcatCTCTCCGTCTCTATCAACTTAAGAAAACACCACTGCTGACTCAGTTTACCTCTCTCATTCACTCTAAATAGCGTCAGCAACCCTTTCCCTCAGGCTGGGCAAGACcctgtttaataaataaataacctgttTCAAGGGAGGCATGGtattcttcttttggtttttatttttcttagcagGTTTTCTTCTGGCTGTGCCTTTTGGCTTATCTGAAGTTTCACAAACATCACCATTCTTTAGAGCATGCTATGAAAACAGTAACAGAAATAAATGCACGTTATGGAGGAATACATAGTTAAAAAGTCACCATTCCTAACATGACCGTTACCACTATAAGATGATCTCAAGGTCCCATCATCTAAGAAAGCCTCAATATACTCAGGggttcccccccaaaaaaaaatgtatgacatgaagaaataaagaaaagagtggTTAAACATTTCATACCTTAAAGGAAGCCACAGCTTTATCATAAGCTTTTATCAATGCTGTAGCATCCCAAATGTCAGAATCATCACTCTGAAGtgaaaaaagaacacaaacagTTTATGGGCAGAAAGCTGTAATTAAAACATATAACAgaaaggatgggggtggggattttGTTCATGGCTCcagttcaatccttagcactacTTCTTGTAGTaatatatacctataatcccaacactccaaaggttgaggcagggggattgccaaGGCAAGCTgaagactagcctggactacacagtggaTTCCAAAGCAGCCTAGAcaacacaagaccctgtctcaaaaaaacccaaaaccatgaCCTGCTAATTATAAAGGCTCATATCTGtaatctataatcccagcacttgggaggcggataCAACAGGGTCACTAAGCGCTTCAGGCCGGTCAGTCTACACATTGAATTCCAGGCCAATATGGCTACAGAATGCAAccaattcaaaaacaaaacaagagggaAACAAACTTcacaaccaggtgtggtggtacacccctttaaCTCCAGCACATGGTTGGCTGAGGTATGTCAATCtctttgatgccagcctggtctacatggagagttccaggcctgccagggctacatagtgagatgtgtctgaaaacagaatcaacaacaaaatagaatCTTCAGTAAATAAGATTACCCCTGGGagtacaggtatgcaccaccacactgggcttgaAGAAGATATCCAGGCGACAATAAGCACAGGAAACTGTGActtaagaaaagacaaaggaacGGCTGGGCTGTCcccaagagaaggaaaagcagcATTGCCAAATGTTGCCTTGAATCTCTTCTCCCGCCTTACACTCCAGGCAGAAAGCACACTTAGCATACTAAGAGGGAGCTCCTAATGTTCTAAACTTTCTTAGACCGAGTGTGTTCTGTGTCCCAGGCTAGCTTCAGCctcacaatcctgcctcagcctctcaagtagctgggattgTCACAGGCACGGTCCACCAACCAGGCTCTCATTTTCCCTCATATTTAAAAGTGTttatttagctgggcagtgggggcgcacccctttaatcccagcactcggcaggcagaggaggctgatctcagtgagttcaaggccagcctggtctacagagtgagttcccggacagccaggactgtttcacagagaaaaaccctgtctcgaaaaaccaaaataaataaataaataaaaataaaagtgtttattttactCTTACGGCGTCTCACTGTCGGTTAGGCCTCGAGTGCACTCCGTGATCTTGAattcctgagcctcctgcctccagctcccaagcGCCCGTGACCGTAAGCGAGCACCAGGGAGCCTGGCTCTGACCTTCCGTCGTACACACTTGATAAACTTTCTCGTCTTCCTCACCTCAGTGCATTGCAGTAAGTGGCAACTTTTCAGCTATCAGTTACCCTTGACTCTCAAAGTTTCTCACCGACCACCATCTGGGAGACTTGGTCCTTCTAGTTCCAAAGCTCTCTCTAGAACGCGGTATTCAGTCTCACTGCTAACGTCTGGGTCTTGACCTACATTTGGAGCACTTCAAAGCCCCCTGCCCGGTTCCATTGCTTCCGCCGGCCTGTCCCTGCGCCCGCGCATCCCTCGCAGTCACACAGGACCAAAGCGTGGCCCCCACCACTGCGGCGGATGGGGTGGCGGCATGGGGCCCGAGCGCGCACCGCCCCGGCCTCGGCCGCCGCTCCGAGCTCGTGGCTGCTGTGGCCGGGCCGCGCCACCCCGCCTCACCTGGCCGGTGCCACGTCGGAACAGCACCGCGTCCTCCTGCTCCGAGCCTGCACCGCCGCTGCCCATCGCCATGGCAAGTGACCGCGGACGCGGCGGGGGCTCGCCCCGGGACGACTTCCGTCGCGAGGGCTTCTGGGAGCGGAAGAGCACGGTGGCCCGGAGGCAGGCAGGGCTCTTCCGCACGCTTTAGGCACATGGCTAATGCGCTGCCAGCTCACGCCTGTCCcggctctctcctcctctttctccccgtCCCTTTCTCCtagctctttctctcttttccctctcgtTTCCTCCCAACTTACTTTCTTCCCTCCGCGCCCCCATGTTTCTTCCGTGTTTCAAGTCAGGCTCCCACACTGGTAGTTCAGCCTCGCTGTATGGGGCCCATGCTGGCCTTTGCTCCCTCGGCTTCccgagtgtggggattacaggttCTGTCAAATTCGTCTTCCTTTTTCAACAACAGTTTAGTATAAAATAGTGGTAATGGCAGGTAACCCGATAAAGCGGCACAGTAAGGGCGTCCTCTGCTTGTGGGTTCTTGGCTCGCAGCAGTCATTAGGTGATGGACGGGTACGGGCCTTCCACTGCAGTGTTAGGTGTCCATCTCATAGTGGTCCCAGGTGAGGGAGCCCGACCGTTTCCTTGGTCTGGCATGTCTGGTAAGTTCTTGGTCTGGTTTTCCTGATAGGATTTTGATACACCCATGTGCCCCCATGGTTTTGATTCATCCCAATGCTTACAGATTGACTCCTGTGTCTGTTCTCGGGAATAAGTCATTTATCAATCCATACTAGATGATTCCTGACAGATGGTGACTTTTCTCGGTGTACCCAGAGTCTGCAGTTATCTTTCCCCAAAATGCGGTCATAAGCTGTTGGGAGGGTGGAGTTTCCAGAGGCAAGCAggtctgagtttggggccagcctggtctacataggaagttctagGTCAGTCAGAGGTTCacagtgagaccccgtctcaaagtAAAATGGAGCCTCCCAGGGCAGGGCACAGCCTGGCAGATACCACTCCTTTTATACTAAATGGAGCAGCTTAGAGTAGGGCATAGCCAATGGGGCAGCCCAATGGGGACCAATGAGATTTCCGGGGTCTGtgtcagaataaaaaaaattagaacaggGACCTACCAATAGTGATGGTAATTGACATCGTTTCTTAAGAAAGAATGTGCCCAGCTGTGAAAGTGGGTAAAATGTCTGGGAAGGGTACTGTAGTGTCTTGTCAGAATCTTCGGGAGAACTGTGGTTCCAGACATTTTTCTAAGGAGCTGAAAGATGATCAGTCTTCTGTAAATTCTATGGTAATGAGGGGAGTAGTCTCTGCCTAAGAAGGAATGTGCCCCccatgggattaaagacattctcTACTACCAactgactttggattttaaactatttcattttatagtGATGAAtgtaagtttttttatttttatttttaattatgtgtatttgtgaatGTGCATGTAAGTGAAAGAGAGGAGGTTTTGGCTCCCTTGTAATAGGAGTTAGGATCCTTATATCATAAGGACTTTAGTTTGAAACTATCATAGCCAAAAAGTAGGAATTTTACAAGACTAAAAATATGATGTTTAATAAGAGTAACATGATAATACTCCCAATGGTGCCACAAAGGGCCAGAGCCAGAAAATTGTtctgaacagtttgtagtccaaagctgatctttgggtgatgtttgtcagcttagtggtattattattgttcaCGTAGAAtcgttgttgtggggccccatcatttttctggagacttcaaattcgctgttaggcctggtcatgattccctgaaAAATACTGATagagactccaacacaaaaaaatgtataggcagctaaatgaaacctttttttctagaattagttagaactctatatgaccattaatatcataaccaaagtttaaaaaatatgttaatcttataaatttgatataaaattcataccttaagaaaagtttaaagaatcaaaatagaaccaaagaattgagattagtggtaattgaatagtcccttaatttttttcattttcttctgtcccatatcagaagaatGCTCTTTCTCCTAACATAATACAgagattttacattttcctttaacagcatgcttgggtttagagaaggaaagagccattctccaactccaaagccagctttaatttttaattgaactgggactacaaaaagaccatttgtgtttaatgtcttcagagaagagcagaaacaaacacttTGGaaaacttatgaaattttatagatgatataccaataggccaatttactccttTGCTTGGGACAGTTtactcctttttcttcagatgtctcattttccAGTGAGACatcttcattctcctgaaagacaaaaacaaaaaacccttcccAAAGCCTAACTTtgaggaggttcccttttggcaagttatatttgattaaatgaaaagcatttgttggctgggcggtggtggcacatgcctttaatcccagcacttgggaggcagaggcaagtgagtttgaggccagcctgggctgcagagtgagttccaggaaaggcacaaagctatgcagagaaaccctgtctcaaaacaaagaaagaaataaagaaaagaaggaaggagggaaggaaggaaggaaggaaggaaggaaggaaggaagaaagaaagaaagaaagaaagaaagaaagaaaggaagaaagaaaagcatttgttagtggtataagttagtttaaattggatggtcatgctggttgatgaactaacacctcttctaattaagaggtctctcttgttcaaatcaaacttttatcagttttgatggtatccacagcttatcttctcctgtagaaacaaaagcaaaaccttgtccccaatgtaacacatgtcctggtttccattctgaggtcagcacatcctaaAAGTATATGGcttatttaattctgtagttttttttttttttctgttatccagtgtctctctgcaactgttgttcctttctcattagcattgagaaaattcaaagttaataaagcattatgtaatctgtttctggggttttttgttacttctttctgtttatttggcatatcctttagagttctgtttgatctttctataactgtttgGCTTATAGGATTAtgtagtatacctgtaatatgctttatattgtagtaagcaaaaaaaaaacatgtttaattttaccagagacatgttggagcattgtcagttttaatttgtgcaggtatacccatgatggccataacttctagcaaatgtgtaattacagaatcagcttttttcAGAACCCAAAGccattgcccattgaaatcctgagtaaGTATTAATTGTGTggtatacatatttcaattttcaaaattctgcaaagtgaaacacatccatctgccagattttattcctctgagtaccctttgggttacattctGCTGGGAGcagtctgattgtaaaaagaacaagtagggcATTTCCTTACAATCTCTTTGGTTtcttgccaggttatggaaaaatcttttttaaaactatttactattgacatggtgttttttatgaaattcttaggcctccagcacatttcctatcaataatttatcaatttcatcattaccttgtgctagagggcctggcagacaaatatgggattggatgtgagttatatataagggatgcttcctattcttgattatatcttgtaactgaatagtgaagttaattatgactcatcagggataaattctgcattCTCAATatataataccactctttcatcatactgagagtcagtaactatgttgagaggttcagaAATATCCATTAATACaaacagaatagcatacagttctgatttttgaaccaaattataaggactttgaaccactttacttaaattttctggttTGTAACctacctttccttttctgtttgcatCTGTAAAAAATGTTTGagctccagatatgggtgtttcccatacaatgcgAGTCAAAAATCCAATCAACTCTCTTTATAAGTTCTCTTCTATTGCTTCTGGGATATTTGCTATTAATTGCTCCCAAAAAAATTGCTGAAAGCTCTTTACCAAGGttctttctgcccataatttgtcaatgtcctccttagttaaaggtatgtCAGTTTTTGCtgagtctattcctgctaattgacgaagtctcaattttcttttaaaatcaaatcagagatcttttccacataggtttttaattttttactctgtttatttggtaaaaatatcgattccaatataatatcttccctttgcattaaaattcctgtatgAGGATGCTTAGAGGatgaaataaccaaaat
This region includes:
- the LOC118596572 gene encoding LOW QUALITY PROTEIN: survival motor neuron protein-like (The sequence of the model RefSeq protein was modified relative to this genomic sequence to represent the inferred CDS: deleted 1 base in 1 codon), which encodes MAMGSGGAGSEQEDAVLFRRGTGQSDDSDIWDATALIKAYDKAVASFKHALKNGDVCETSDKPKGTARRKPAKKNKNQKKNTMPPLKQWKVGDKCSAIWSEDGYVYPATITSIDFKRETCVVVYTGYGNREEQNLSDLLSPTCEVANHAEQSTQENESQASTDDSENSSRSLGSKPHSKSKAAPWNSFLPPLPPMPGLGLGPGKPGLRFNGPPPPPPFLPCWMPPFPSGPPIIPPPPPISPDCLDDTDALGSMLISWYMSGYHTGYYMRAACRTLEMALASAFHLPSGFQTK